In a genomic window of Rhodovulum sp. P5:
- a CDS encoding YeeE/YedE family protein: MDIIPPGAWAALIGLVTGTVLGLAARLGDFCTLGAIESAIYGEDQRRLRMWGVVLGTAIAATYLLASVGQIDLIKTPWHGISWNPLAGVLGGGLFGYGMALAGNCGFGALARFGGGDLRSLVVVVVISIFGFVTLSGPLAPLRDWLFPQVPSDSMQGFAHLAEATFGIPALLFALLVAAGFLGWGLSHGPLREDPRRIWWGAGVGLAIAGALWGTSVVNHLTLGAVEVEGHTFTAPLGRTLLWLMTSSAGGLSFSVGSVMGVMLGAWLGSRRSRSFRWEACEDPREMGRQFLGAALMGVGGVVALGCSIGQGATAFATLAYSAPVTLAAIYAGAFFGLKRLIAGFQPD; this comes from the coding sequence ATGGACATCATACCGCCGGGCGCCTGGGCGGCGCTCATCGGCCTTGTGACCGGCACGGTGCTGGGATTGGCCGCGCGGCTGGGCGATTTCTGCACGCTGGGCGCGATTGAAAGCGCCATCTACGGGGAAGACCAGCGCAGGTTGCGCATGTGGGGCGTGGTTCTGGGCACCGCGATCGCGGCAACCTATCTGCTGGCCTCGGTCGGGCAGATCGATCTGATCAAGACACCGTGGCACGGGATCAGTTGGAACCCGCTGGCCGGCGTCCTTGGCGGGGGTCTTTTCGGCTATGGCATGGCGCTGGCCGGCAATTGCGGCTTTGGCGCACTCGCCCGCTTTGGCGGGGGCGACCTGCGGTCGCTCGTCGTGGTCGTCGTGATCTCGATCTTCGGCTTTGTCACGCTGTCGGGGCCGCTGGCGCCCCTGCGCGACTGGCTGTTTCCGCAGGTCCCGTCGGATTCGATGCAGGGCTTCGCGCATCTTGCGGAAGCGACCTTTGGCATTCCGGCCCTTCTGTTTGCCCTGCTGGTCGCGGCCGGTTTCCTTGGCTGGGGGCTGAGCCACGGGCCCTTGCGCGAAGATCCCCGCCGCATCTGGTGGGGCGCAGGCGTGGGCCTTGCCATCGCCGGGGCGCTTTGGGGCACGTCGGTGGTGAACCACCTGACCCTTGGTGCGGTCGAAGTCGAGGGACATACCTTCACCGCCCCCCTCGGCCGGACGCTTCTGTGGCTGATGACCTCGTCGGCGGGCGGGCTTTCCTTCTCGGTCGGTTCGGTCATGGGCGTGATGCTGGGCGCATGGCTTGGCTCCCGCCGAAGTCGCAGTTTCCGGTGGGAGGCATGCGAGGACCCCCGCGAAATGGGGCGGCAGTTTTTGGGCGCCGCCCTGATGGGCGTGGGCGGCGTGGTCGCCCTGGGTTGCTCCATCGGACAGGGGGCGACGGCCTTTGCCACGCTGGCCTATTCCGCCCCGGTGACGCTGGCCGCGATCTATGCCGGGGCCTTCTTCGGGCTGAAACGCCTGATCGCCGGGTTCCAGCCGGATTGA
- the soxZ gene encoding thiosulfate oxidation carrier complex protein SoxZ produces the protein MAEGVKPRVKAPKSAAAGESVVIKTLISHKMESGQRKDSDGNLIPRSIINRFTCDFNGQNVIDVELAAAISTNPYFEFEAVIPEAGEMKFTWYDDDGSVYEEAKSVAIG, from the coding sequence ATGGCAGAAGGTGTCAAGCCCCGCGTGAAAGCCCCGAAATCGGCGGCAGCGGGCGAGTCCGTGGTCATCAAGACCCTGATCAGCCACAAGATGGAGTCCGGCCAACGCAAGGATAGCGATGGCAACCTCATCCCGCGCTCGATCATCAACCGCTTCACCTGCGACTTCAACGGGCAGAACGTGATCGACGTTGAACTTGCTGCGGCGATTTCGACCAACCCGTACTTCGAGTTCGAGGCGGTCATCCCCGAGGCGGGCGAGATGAAGTTCACCTGGTACGACGACGACGGCTCGGTCTACGAGGAAGCCAAGTCGGTCGCCATCGGCTGA
- the soxX gene encoding sulfur oxidation c-type cytochrome SoxX has product MKKVALSALCLAASLGLAHAEVTVTPQDLKIDEYGFVPEPLTDTPGDPVNGRKIVGTKSLGNCVSCHVISEMAHDVPFHGEVGPELDGVPDRYPEAMIRGILANSKNVFEGTVMPAYYKVDGFNRIADGFTSKPLEGEVKPLLSAQQIEDVLAYLMTLSDN; this is encoded by the coding sequence ATGAAAAAGGTGGCACTCAGCGCCCTGTGCCTCGCGGCGAGCCTTGGCCTTGCACATGCCGAGGTTACGGTTACGCCGCAGGACCTGAAGATCGACGAGTACGGCTTTGTCCCCGAACCGCTGACCGATACGCCCGGCGATCCGGTCAACGGTCGCAAGATCGTGGGCACTAAAAGCCTTGGCAATTGCGTGTCCTGCCACGTGATCTCGGAAATGGCCCATGACGTGCCGTTCCACGGTGAGGTCGGGCCGGAACTGGACGGCGTGCCCGACCGCTACCCCGAGGCGATGATCCGCGGGATCCTCGCAAATTCCAAGAACGTGTTCGAGGGGACGGTCATGCCGGCCTATTACAAGGTCGACGGCTTCAACCGGATTGCCGATGGTTTCACCTCCAAACCGCTGGAGGGCGAGGTCAAGCCGCTTCTGTCGGCCCAGCAGATCGAGGATGTCCTCGCCTATCTGATGACGCTTTCGGACAACTGA
- the xdhC gene encoding xanthine dehydrogenase accessory protein XdhC, whose protein sequence is MRSGEDVRRFLNRMAEVILVSVTDVQGSAPREAGSWMLVAADEVMGTVGGGQLEFRTIEAARGMLLRGEVTHRMDLPLGPGIGQCCGGRVEIGFRRLDAAGRVALLQRLDRAQATRPSVHIFGAGHVGRAVAACLSLLPVRTVVIDSRPEELKRVTPAVQTHLSVLPEEVIRNAGASGAYLILTHDHALDFMLAAEALARGDAAYVGMIGSATKRARFRHFLEDTRPDLSDGRLVCPVGAAGKGDKRPEVIAAFVAAELLSAMLPVVPPNAGIAETLDETAV, encoded by the coding sequence ATGCGCAGCGGCGAGGACGTGCGGCGATTTCTGAACCGCATGGCGGAGGTGATCCTGGTCAGTGTCACCGATGTTCAGGGCTCTGCCCCGCGCGAGGCGGGAAGCTGGATGCTGGTTGCGGCGGACGAGGTGATGGGGACCGTGGGCGGCGGGCAGTTGGAATTCAGGACGATCGAGGCCGCCCGGGGGATGCTGCTGCGTGGAGAGGTGACGCACCGGATGGACCTGCCGCTTGGTCCGGGGATCGGCCAGTGCTGCGGGGGACGCGTGGAGATCGGGTTCCGGCGTCTGGATGCGGCGGGCCGGGTTGCGCTTTTGCAGCGGCTTGACCGGGCGCAGGCGACCCGACCTTCGGTCCACATCTTCGGGGCCGGGCATGTGGGGCGGGCGGTGGCGGCGTGCCTGTCGCTGTTGCCGGTTCGCACGGTCGTCATCGACAGCCGGCCCGAGGAACTGAAACGCGTGACGCCCGCGGTTCAGACCCACCTGAGCGTCTTGCCGGAAGAGGTCATCCGGAATGCCGGGGCGTCCGGCGCCTATCTGATCCTCACCCATGATCACGCGCTTGATTTCATGCTCGCGGCCGAGGCGCTGGCCCGCGGGGACGCGGCCTATGTTGGCATGATCGGGTCGGCCACCAAGCGTGCGCGGTTCCGGCACTTTCTTGAGGATACCCGGCCGGATTTGTCCGACGGGCGGCTGGTTTGCCCCGTTGGCGCGGCCGGAAAGGGGGACAAAAGGCCCGAGGTCATTGCCGCCTTTGTGGCCGCCGAACTCCTGTCGGCCATGCTGCCCGTGGTCCCGCCAAATGCTGGCATTGCGGAAACCTTGGATGAGACCGCGGTCTGA
- a CDS encoding thioredoxin family protein produces the protein MKFTALLAAGVMAAALPVFAASPMGDDGLHKPDWLRDTFKDMSEDLAEAGAEGKRMLVIWEQRGCIYCKKMHEEVFPDERISKLIEDNYFVVQMNLFGDVEVTDFDGTMLSEKEMAQRWGVFFTPTLMFMPEEVPEGGTAAEAAVATMPGAFGKGTTRSLLKWVLEKGYEGDEHFQKYVARTMAEESN, from the coding sequence ATGAAATTCACAGCACTTCTGGCCGCGGGCGTCATGGCGGCGGCGCTGCCGGTGTTCGCCGCGTCGCCCATGGGCGATGACGGCCTGCACAAGCCCGACTGGCTGCGCGACACCTTCAAGGACATGTCGGAGGACTTGGCCGAGGCCGGGGCCGAGGGAAAGCGCATGCTGGTGATCTGGGAACAGCGCGGCTGCATCTACTGCAAGAAGATGCATGAGGAGGTGTTTCCAGACGAGCGCATCTCCAAGCTGATCGAGGACAACTATTTCGTCGTGCAGATGAACCTGTTCGGCGATGTCGAGGTCACCGATTTCGACGGCACGATGCTGTCTGAAAAGGAAATGGCGCAGCGTTGGGGCGTGTTCTTCACGCCGACGCTGATGTTCATGCCCGAAGAGGTGCCCGAGGGTGGGACCGCCGCCGAGGCCGCCGTGGCCACCATGCCGGGGGCGTTCGGGAAGGGGACCACCCGGTCGCTTCTGAAATGGGTGCTTGAGAAGGGCTATGAGGGGGATGAGCACTTCCAGAAATACGTCGCTCGGACCATGGCCGAGGAAAGTAACTGA
- a CDS encoding cytochrome c biogenesis CcdA family protein: MLEISYGGAAIAGILSFLSPCILPIVPFYLCYMAGISMHELRGDGAIAHGAVKRLVISAIFFALGVTSIFVLLGMGATALGQEFRAWKNELSYVAALILLVFGLHFLGVVRIPFLYREARIESKAEPTTILGAYLMGLAFGFGWTPCVGPALAAILMVASGMGDITRGALLLLVYGLAMTLPFVVAAVFAKPFLAWMQRNRKYLGHVEKAMGVMLILFAVLIATNSVSYIAEFMINNVPWFSTVG; the protein is encoded by the coding sequence ATGCTGGAGATCTCGTATGGTGGGGCGGCAATTGCGGGGATACTGTCCTTTCTCTCGCCCTGTATCCTGCCCATCGTTCCATTCTACCTGTGCTACATGGCCGGCATCTCGATGCATGAATTGCGCGGTGACGGGGCGATTGCGCACGGCGCGGTGAAAAGGCTTGTGATTTCGGCGATCTTCTTCGCGCTGGGCGTGACGTCGATTTTCGTGCTGCTTGGGATGGGGGCAACGGCCCTGGGGCAGGAATTCCGGGCGTGGAAGAACGAATTGTCCTATGTCGCGGCGCTGATCCTGCTCGTCTTCGGGCTGCACTTCCTTGGGGTGGTGCGCATCCCGTTCCTGTACCGGGAAGCGCGAATCGAATCGAAGGCGGAGCCCACGACGATTCTGGGCGCCTATCTGATGGGGCTGGCTTTCGGCTTTGGCTGGACGCCCTGCGTCGGGCCCGCCTTGGCCGCGATCCTGATGGTGGCCTCGGGGATGGGCGATATCACGCGGGGTGCGCTGCTGCTGCTGGTCTATGGGCTGGCGATGACGCTGCCCTTCGTGGTTGCAGCGGTCTTCGCGAAACCATTCCTTGCGTGGATGCAGCGAAACAGGAAGTATCTTGGCCATGTCGAGAAGGCGATGGGGGTGATGCTGATCCTGTTTGCTGTCCTGATCGCCACGAATTCGGTCAGCTACATCGCCGAGTTCATGATCAACAACGTGCCGTGGTTTTCGACCGTCGGTTAG
- the soxA gene encoding sulfur oxidation c-type cytochrome SoxA, with the protein MNNTSLKTMTAMAAALALVAGGAVAGPDDDLVINGDIRIVTRTDAAAHLDGHLDEVRSGWTFRTDETQALEMDDFDNPGMIFVDEAIEAWDMVDGTAGKSCASCHGDVEEGMAGVRAVYPKWVEGAQEVRTIEMQINDCRENRMGAKVWKYSGGDMTNMAALIASVSRGMPVNVTIDGPAQTTWEKGKEIYYTRYGQLDLSCANCHEENYDNYIRADHLSQGQINGFPTYRLKNAKLNSVHDRFKGCIRDTRGVPFGVGSPEFVALELYVASRGNGLSVEGPAVRN; encoded by the coding sequence ATGAACAACACATCGCTCAAGACGATGACGGCAATGGCTGCGGCGCTGGCACTGGTTGCCGGCGGCGCAGTGGCTGGCCCCGACGACGATCTGGTGATCAATGGCGATATCCGGATCGTCACACGGACCGACGCGGCCGCGCATCTTGACGGCCATCTGGACGAGGTTCGCTCTGGCTGGACCTTCCGGACAGACGAAACCCAGGCGCTGGAAATGGACGACTTCGACAATCCCGGCATGATCTTCGTCGATGAGGCGATCGAGGCATGGGATATGGTCGACGGGACCGCGGGAAAATCCTGTGCCTCCTGCCACGGTGACGTGGAAGAGGGCATGGCCGGGGTGCGCGCGGTCTATCCGAAATGGGTCGAAGGCGCGCAGGAAGTCCGCACCATAGAGATGCAGATCAACGACTGTCGTGAAAACCGCATGGGCGCCAAGGTGTGGAAATACAGCGGCGGCGACATGACGAACATGGCGGCGCTGATCGCGTCGGTGTCGCGCGGCATGCCGGTGAATGTCACCATCGACGGCCCTGCACAGACCACGTGGGAGAAGGGCAAGGAGATCTACTATACCCGTTACGGGCAGTTGGATCTTTCCTGCGCGAACTGCCACGAGGAAAACTACGACAACTACATCCGGGCCGACCATCTGAGCCAGGGTCAGATCAACGGTTTCCCGACTTACCGTCTGAAGAATGCCAAGCTGAACTCGGTCCACGACCGGTTCAAGGGCTGCATCCGCGACACGCGCGGTGTGCCTTTCGGTGTCGGGTCGCCGGAATTCGTGGCGCTTGAACTCTATGTCGCGTCGCGCGGCAACGGTCTTTCGGTCGAAGGCCCGGCCGTCCGCAACTGA
- a CDS encoding helix-turn-helix transcriptional regulator yields MIEHAESASSFLKALSHEGRLMILCHLSTGEKSVTELETLLSSRQAAVSQQLARLRLEGLVSHRREGKAIYYSLADEKARRMLELMHDMFCNAQNPPKGIG; encoded by the coding sequence ATGATCGAGCATGCCGAAAGCGCCTCGAGCTTTCTCAAGGCGCTGTCGCACGAAGGCCGTCTGATGATCCTGTGCCATCTCTCGACCGGCGAGAAATCGGTGACGGAACTCGAAACGCTCCTGTCCTCGCGGCAGGCCGCCGTCAGCCAGCAACTGGCACGCCTGCGGCTGGAAGGTCTGGTCTCGCACCGCCGCGAGGGCAAGGCGATCTATTATTCGCTGGCGGACGAAAAGGCCCGCCGCATGCTGGAACTGATGCACGACATGTTCTGCAACGCACAGAACCCGCCGAAGGGGATCGGCTGA
- a CDS encoding heparan-alpha-glucosaminide N-acetyltransferase has product MSAAPTTGRIVALDMARSAALLGMAVFHFVYDLEMFGHLPARTATTGGWRVLSIAVAGAFLCLAGVSLVLAHGNGVRWRAFARRFVRIAGAAGLVTAGTYVAFPHGFVYFGILHSIALASLIGLAFLRLHAGVALVTAGLVWLLPRIYRTDALPGPWLDWLGLSHHPRPSVDFEPVFPWLAPFLLGLALARLGQQAGAWERLRSHDPPGLLALLAWPGRHSLILYLVHQPVLIALVWLGTAVLR; this is encoded by the coding sequence TTGAGCGCAGCACCGACCACAGGCCGGATCGTCGCGCTGGATATGGCGCGCAGCGCGGCACTGCTGGGCATGGCCGTCTTCCATTTCGTCTACGATCTGGAGATGTTCGGCCATCTGCCAGCGCGCACGGCCACCACCGGCGGCTGGCGCGTGCTCTCGATTGCGGTGGCCGGGGCGTTTCTGTGCCTTGCCGGGGTCAGCCTTGTCCTCGCCCATGGAAACGGAGTCCGGTGGCGGGCCTTTGCCCGGCGCTTCGTCCGCATTGCAGGGGCGGCGGGGCTGGTGACGGCGGGCACTTATGTCGCGTTTCCCCACGGCTTCGTCTATTTCGGAATCCTGCATTCCATCGCTCTGGCCAGCCTGATCGGGCTGGCCTTCCTGCGGCTGCACGCGGGCGTTGCACTGGTCACCGCCGGTCTGGTCTGGCTGCTGCCACGGATATACCGCACCGACGCCCTGCCCGGGCCCTGGCTCGACTGGCTGGGGCTGTCCCACCACCCGCGGCCCAGCGTCGATTTCGAACCCGTCTTCCCATGGCTCGCCCCCTTCCTTCTGGGGCTGGCGCTGGCCCGGTTGGGACAGCAGGCGGGGGCCTGGGAACGCTTGCGGTCACACGACCCACCCGGCCTGCTTGCGCTGCTGGCATGGCCCGGGCGGCACAGCCTGATCCTCTATCTGGTGCATCAGCCCGTGCTGATCGCTCTTGTCTGGCTTGGCACCGCCGTCCTGCGATAA
- a CDS encoding heme-binding protein, with protein MIGKAGLAAALMVAGSTAQAEDAFVDFKALKPEVALKAAVAAMTHCRDEGYQVGVAVVDRFGTMQAFIRDRFAGAHVEETARRKAWTAASFRTDTMALGDLTAPGTLFSGIRDLSEPLALGGGVPIEHGGSLVGGIGVSGAPGPDLDDVCARRGIAAIEEDMGF; from the coding sequence ATGATTGGCAAGGCGGGGCTGGCGGCGGCACTGATGGTTGCGGGAAGCACGGCACAGGCCGAAGACGCATTCGTCGACTTCAAGGCCCTGAAGCCGGAGGTCGCGCTGAAAGCCGCGGTGGCCGCGATGACCCACTGCCGCGACGAAGGCTATCAGGTGGGCGTGGCGGTGGTGGACCGTTTCGGCACGATGCAGGCCTTCATACGCGACCGCTTTGCCGGGGCGCATGTCGAGGAAACCGCGCGGCGCAAGGCGTGGACCGCGGCAAGTTTTCGCACCGACACCATGGCGCTTGGGGATCTGACAGCGCCCGGCACACTCTTTTCAGGCATCCGCGATCTCAGCGAACCGCTGGCCCTTGGCGGCGGCGTGCCGATCGAACATGGCGGGTCGCTGGTGGGGGGCATTGGCGTCTCCGGCGCGCCGGGCCCCGATCTTGACGATGTCTGCGCAAGGCGGGGCATCGCGGCAATCGAGGAGGATATGGGCTTCTGA
- the xdhB gene encoding xanthine dehydrogenase molybdopterin binding subunit, with translation MKQIAGVRGAVHQDHPHDSGIKHVSGRAEYTDDIPEPVGTLHACLGLAEVAHGHLTALDLSAVRAAPGVFGVLTADDIPGLNDISPTHAHDEPVFAEDVVAFHGQPIFAVVAETREAARHAAALATVEIDPLPHAATIEDALAAGYPHVTEPLKLERGDVDTALAAGPRRLSGRMVVGGQDHMYLEGQIAFAMPGEDDEVVVHASTQHPTEAQVMVAQVLGIPANAVVVNVRRMGGGFGGKESQMSLFCVVAALAAKRWNRPVKIRPDRDQDMIVTGKRHDFLIDYDVAFDDAGRIEAVEATLAARCGWSSDLSGPVTDRALFHVDNGYYLPNVRLTSRPMKTNTVSNTAFRGFGGPQGMLAGERIIEEIAYALGRDPLEVRKANFYGLNGDVTPYHQRVEDNILPRLVAELEASADYADRRRAVLDHNARGGVIRKGIALTPVKFGISFTATWYNQAGALIHIYKDGSIHLNHGGTEMGQGLNTKVAQVVADAFQVDIGRIKITRTTTEKVPNTSATAASSGSDLNGMAALDACNQIKARLAAFAGEKLGVAAGQVVFTPGAVRAGDAAIPFDTLIAEAYTARVHLSAAGFYKTPDIHWDRAAGKGRPFYYFAYGASCSEVSIDTLTGEYQVDRVDILHDVGRSLNPALDRGQVEGGFIQGMGWLTTEELWWDDNGRLRTHAPSTYKIPLASDRPRIFNVALADWSENREMTIKRSKAVGEPPLMLAMSVFEALSMAVASIADYRECPRLDAPATPERVLMAVERLRGG, from the coding sequence ATGAAACAGATCGCTGGGGTCAGAGGCGCCGTCCACCAGGACCATCCGCACGATTCAGGCATCAAGCATGTCTCGGGCCGCGCGGAGTATACCGATGACATCCCTGAACCGGTGGGTACGCTCCATGCCTGCCTTGGGCTGGCAGAGGTCGCGCATGGGCACCTGACCGCGCTCGATCTGTCGGCGGTTCGGGCTGCGCCCGGCGTCTTCGGTGTACTGACCGCGGACGACATTCCGGGGCTGAACGACATCAGTCCGACCCATGCCCATGACGAACCGGTCTTTGCCGAGGATGTCGTTGCGTTTCATGGCCAGCCGATCTTTGCCGTGGTGGCCGAAACCCGTGAAGCGGCCCGACATGCGGCGGCGCTTGCGACGGTCGAGATCGACCCGCTGCCCCATGCGGCCACCATCGAGGACGCGCTGGCGGCGGGCTATCCCCATGTCACCGAACCGCTGAAGCTGGAACGGGGCGACGTCGATACCGCCCTTGCCGCGGGACCGCGCCGCCTGTCGGGCCGAATGGTCGTGGGCGGGCAGGATCACATGTATCTGGAAGGCCAGATCGCCTTTGCCATGCCGGGTGAGGATGACGAGGTGGTGGTTCACGCCTCCACCCAGCATCCGACCGAGGCGCAGGTCATGGTGGCGCAGGTGCTGGGCATTCCGGCCAATGCGGTGGTGGTGAATGTTCGGCGCATGGGGGGCGGCTTTGGCGGCAAGGAAAGCCAGATGAGCCTGTTCTGCGTCGTGGCCGCGCTGGCGGCGAAACGCTGGAACCGCCCGGTCAAGATCCGCCCCGACCGGGATCAGGACATGATCGTCACCGGCAAGCGGCACGATTTCCTGATCGACTATGATGTGGCGTTCGACGACGCCGGGCGGATCGAGGCGGTGGAGGCGACGCTGGCCGCGCGCTGCGGCTGGTCGTCGGATTTGTCGGGGCCGGTGACCGACCGGGCGCTCTTCCATGTGGACAACGGATATTACCTGCCCAATGTCCGGCTGACATCGCGCCCGATGAAGACCAACACCGTATCGAACACCGCCTTTCGGGGGTTCGGCGGCCCGCAAGGCATGTTGGCGGGCGAGCGGATCATCGAGGAGATCGCCTATGCGCTGGGCCGCGATCCGCTGGAGGTGCGCAAGGCGAATTTCTACGGGCTGAATGGTGACGTCACGCCCTATCACCAGAGGGTCGAGGACAACATCCTGCCGCGGCTGGTGGCGGAGCTGGAAGCCAGCGCCGACTATGCCGACCGCCGTCGTGCGGTGCTGGACCACAACGCCAGGGGCGGTGTGATCCGGAAGGGGATCGCGCTGACGCCGGTCAAGTTCGGCATCTCCTTCACCGCGACATGGTACAATCAGGCCGGTGCGCTGATCCACATCTACAAGGACGGGTCGATCCATCTGAACCACGGCGGGACAGAGATGGGGCAGGGGCTGAACACCAAGGTCGCGCAGGTGGTGGCGGATGCGTTTCAGGTGGATATCGGCCGCATCAAGATCACCAGGACCACGACAGAGAAGGTGCCGAACACCTCGGCCACGGCGGCGTCGTCGGGGTCGGACCTGAACGGTATGGCGGCGCTGGACGCCTGCAACCAGATCAAGGCGCGACTGGCGGCCTTTGCGGGCGAGAAGCTTGGCGTAGCCGCGGGGCAGGTCGTGTTCACGCCCGGCGCAGTGCGCGCCGGCGACGCCGCAATCCCCTTCGACACGCTGATTGCAGAGGCCTATACGGCACGCGTCCACCTGTCGGCGGCAGGTTTTTACAAGACGCCCGATATCCACTGGGACCGCGCGGCGGGCAAGGGCCGCCCATTCTACTACTTCGCCTACGGGGCGTCCTGTTCGGAGGTGTCCATCGACACGCTGACCGGCGAATATCAGGTGGACCGGGTGGACATTCTGCACGATGTGGGCCGGTCGCTGAACCCCGCCCTTGATCGTGGGCAGGTGGAGGGCGGGTTCATTCAGGGCATGGGGTGGCTGACCACCGAAGAGTTGTGGTGGGACGACAATGGCCGTTTGCGTACCCACGCGCCCTCGACCTACAAGATACCGCTTGCCTCGGATCGGCCGCGAATCTTCAACGTCGCACTCGCTGATTGGTCGGAAAACCGCGAGATGACGATCAAGCGCTCGAAGGCCGTGGGGGAGCCACCGCTGATGCTGGCCATGTCGGTGTTCGAGGCGCTGTCGATGGCGGTGGCCAGCATCGCCGACTACCGCGAATGCCCGCGTCTGGATGCCCCCGCCACGCCCGAACGGGTGCTGATGGCGGTGGAGCGGTTGCGCGGGGGCTGA
- the soxY gene encoding thiosulfate oxidation carrier protein SoxY, protein MEFTRRGAMAAGAGLAAALLLPARGAMAAAEDMIAQFTGGASVGSGGLTLTTPEIAENGNTVPIEVDAPGATEILVLASGNPTPDVAKFKFGPLAGAQRASTRIRLAGTQDVVAVAKMADGSFVQAANTVKVTIGGCGG, encoded by the coding sequence ATGGAGTTTACCAGACGAGGTGCGATGGCGGCCGGTGCCGGTCTTGCCGCTGCCCTGCTGCTTCCGGCCCGCGGCGCGATGGCCGCCGCCGAAGACATGATCGCCCAGTTCACCGGCGGTGCCAGTGTCGGGTCCGGTGGCCTGACGTTGACCACGCCCGAAATCGCGGAAAACGGCAACACCGTGCCGATCGAGGTGGATGCGCCGGGCGCGACCGAAATCCTCGTGCTGGCCTCGGGCAACCCGACCCCGGATGTCGCCAAGTTCAAGTTCGGACCGCTGGCCGGTGCGCAGCGCGCCTCCACCCGTATTCGCCTTGCCGGAACACAGGACGTTGTCGCCGTTGCCAAGATGGCCGATGGCAGCTTCGTGCAGGCGGCGAACACCGTGAAAGTCACCATCGGCGGCTGCGGCGGCTAA